ATTAACAGGGAAGTTTCTTTTCGATCGCTTTTGGGAGACTTTTTGCCATTGTGTCGTGTTATACTGTTTCAGACGATAAACTCGAAGACTTCGCGGAGGCCAACCCGTTCTCCTTCAAAGAGTTTCTAAAAACCAAGAACCTCAGCTTGTCAGGAGAGGATCCAGGCAACAACAGAATTTATTCAAAGGTAGATCCAAGGCGTCGTCTGCGATGACTACACAGAGAAACGTCCAGAGGACATCTCTCTTCCGACGTGGGAGACGCTGAAGGAGCTGGGGGGGCACGGGGAGCCGGCATCTAACGCTGATGGGAAACTCGGGTGGAGAAGCTGCCGGGACCCTTCCCGGCTCTCCTCTTTCCTGGTAGACAGGACGGGGCTGTTCTTTCCACTGCCTCGGAAGACAGGCTTCCAGCAGCTTCTGGGTCTGAGCTGTGCCTCCCCGGCTGTTTTCTTTAGGAAGCCACGAGACACACACTGGGACTTGGCCGCAACTCCCCAACCTCCCAGACCGTGGGGTATGGCCTGGAATATCAGCAGCCATTTTTTGAAGACCCCACGGGGGCTGGCGATCTTCTGGACGAGGACGAAGACGAGGATGAGGACGACGGGTGGAACGGAGCCTACTTGCCGTCCACTGTGGAGCAGACCCGCCCCTCAGGGGTCGCCGCTAGCACGTCACCCTGCAGCACATAcatctcctttttctccaccCCGTCGGAGCTGGTGGGGCCTGAGACCCTGCCCCCGTGGACACTGAGCGACTCTGAGTCTCGCGCCTCTCCGCCAGGGAGCCCCAGCATGGACTTCGCGGCCCATGGAGAGTCCCTGGGGGACAGGCATCTCCGGACACTGCAGATTAGCTACGAAGCAGTAAGTGAGGGACTCCGAGTGGCGCCACGTGTCCAAGTGGCGAATTCGCAGATGACCGGAGCCTGCCGGTGGCCTTGGTGGCCTGGGGTCTTGGCACCAAGGACCAGACGGTCTGCGGTGCGGCCATCCACTAGAGTCCCTGTGCGGCGGCGCCCCACGTTGATGGATTCCATGGGCGCCATGCCATCGGCAGAGCCGTGTGCAGGGCGGTGGGCTGCGGCCCCGCTGGGGCAGGAGCCTCGGAGACCCTCGCAGATCCCCCCCTCAGGAAAGGGTCCACTTCAGGCATCAGCTCAAGGATGTCTCGCTGTGTTCTGAGTAGGAGAAACGTGTACAGAAGAGATTACCACTTAGAAGAAGGTCAGGAGTAAAATCGGCGTCTGTGATCCTAGGCCTTTAAAGGGAGAGCGGTCCGCTCCTGGTTGTCCTCCTCTCCAGAAGACTCGCTTATCGAGAAGTTGCAGAGCCGGTTTGCAGAAATGCAGCCTCCTTTTGAGTGAGACACAGAGTTTCTAATAggggttttctttctctgtagtTGAAAGATGAAAACTCGAAACTGAGAAGAAAGCTGACGGAGATCCAGAGCTTCTCTGAGACTCAAACAGAAATGTACGTACGCCCTGAGTCAGCGCTGCCTTCAGAATGCCGGCGAGCGCGCCCCTCTGTCTGCTGCCCGGGCCGGGGCGCCGGGGTGGGACCACACTCAGCTTTCTCTGTCCGCGGGTCGTCTGTGTCACACACGCTCCTCGTGTTCTGAGCGAAAGCTCAGACCCGGACGCCGCGCCCCCGCCGGCCGCGCTTGCTGAGAGCGGCAGGGCCATGGGTCGCTGGCCTCGCGGTAGTCAGCCACCCGCCCCACCGAGTCGCCTCTACGACGCATTCGGACAACGAGCTGCGTGGGTGACCGCAGCCTGGTCTTCTCTGTCCCAGGGTGAGAACACTGGAGCGAAAGCTGGAAGCGAAAATGATCAAGGAGGAAAGCGACTACCGCGATCTGGAGTCCGTGGTCCAGCAGGTGGAGCAGAACCTGGAGCTGATGACGGTACGGGGCCAGGAGGGCGCGCGGGCCTAGTGGCACGGGCCGCGTCCGGTCCTCCGCCGTCAGCCCGCAGAGGTGCGGTGCGAGCcggaggcccctgggtgggggcGGAGGGCCTCCTTCACTCTGTTTCCGCGTCTTGCTGCGTTACATGGTGCTGgtgcttttttgtttctcttttgttggGACAGAAACGGGCTATGAAGGCAGAAAATCATGTCATGAAGCTGAAACAGGAGATCAGCTTGCTCCAGGTGCGTGGCCAGCACGGGCACAGGGTCTGGGAGCCTCCCCAGCAGCGCTGGCTCGCGCAGTCCGGCCCTGCCGGCTCTCCCCCTGCCCGGTCCTCCCGGCCCTGTttgctctgctcagcagcaggGTGCTGGGCACGGGCTGCATTGTCCGGGACGGCATGGGGCCCCGCACGAACTTCCCGATTCTGTGGAGGAGGGCTGAGGGTGGTCCCAAGGACGGGGGAAGCCCCGGTCCCTGGGGAGCCCCCTCAGTAGACGCCTGCTGCGGGGGCCGGCCCATGTCCGCTCACTGCCTGTGCCTGTGGCCGCCAAACCGCCTCACTGCTCTCGCCGCCGCAGGCACAGGTGTCCAACTTCAAGCGTGAGAACGAAGCCTTGCGCTCTGGCCAGGGCGCCAGCCTGGCGGTGGTCAAGCAGAACACCGACGTGGCCTTGCAGAACCTCCGTGTTGTCATGAACAATGCCCACTCCTCAATAAAGTGAGTGCAGGGGGGTGCCGAGGGTGCTGGGCACGGGCAGGGTGAGACTGAGATGGCCGGTGGGCCTGCAGGGAAGCGGGGTCCTCAGCTCAGTGTTTGAAAGCACGACCACACTGGGCACAGCGGACACGGCTCTGGGAGCAGACGTGCACTTGTGGGTGCTGTTAACCTTGAGGTTGCACCGGGTGTGCCCGGCTAGCAGGCGCTTGGACCGTCTACGCGGTAAGCGGTTTTTACCGGAGCGCTGACATCACACAGGTCGGAGTCCCAGCTCCGTCACCTGCCAGACACTCTGTTCTGCATGGAGAGGAATAACAGTGTTTCCCTCTCGTCGTAAGAGGTTCTGCAAGGCCACGTAAGAAGCAGATGAGTTTGTCGGAGACCCCCCCGGAGATGGCCGCTGCGGTCGCTCCCCGTGggtgccccctctgcctgccccagggCCGGGCCCCGCTGGGGAGGAGCGGCGGCCGccggagtctgctttcccctcaggGGCTGCTTTCTGGCTTCTGTCGGGGCTGTTGTCAGAGAGTCGTGGTCGCGGGCCCCTAACATCCACGTTTCTGTTTCAGGCAGCTGGTTTCAGGAGCTGAAACGTTGAATCTTGTTGCCGAAATCCTTAAATCTATAGACAGAATTTCTGAAATTAAAGATGAGGAGGAGTCTTGAGAACCCTGACGTGCTTCTAGGCCGCAGCCCCGCTCACAGCCGGACATCTCTACTCACCAGATTTGGAAATGCCATTGTGTCTTCAAATATGTCGTGCTCGCCCGTAGTAAAGCAGCGTATCATGACCTGCGAGGTGTGAGCAGCCTCTGCAGGGAGAAGCAGTCCCTGTGTGAGAGCCGCACCGGCTTCTCTGCAGCCCTTCGGGGGGCTTGAGCTCCTGCTACTTCCCGGACTAATGCTCTATCGGAAGACGTTTCTATAAAAGCCAGTGATTTTTTGAAGTCACTAAACCTGAAAACCACAGGAACGAGCGTCTTCCCTTGTCATTTCGGGATGTTAATTATGAGTCGGTTGCTCGTCCTTAATTTCGacaggagagaagcagggaagccGCAGTCAGTAGCTGCTGCTTCCAAAGGCCTAGGGTCCCGCAACCTTCCTTGGGGCCCCGCCCACTCGGAGTCCAGTCTTCCGGCCGTGGGCCTGTCTGCGGTGGGAGACCTGAGCGCTGAGgccccatgggggggggggtgctgggtcACCCAGGCGGGCCACTGTGTGCAGCCATCTAAGTGCACCTCTGTGCCACGGGGCGGGTTTGAAAAAGTGCTTT
Above is a window of Meles meles chromosome 11, mMelMel3.1 paternal haplotype, whole genome shotgun sequence DNA encoding:
- the ENTR1 gene encoding endosome-associated-trafficking regulator 1 isoform X1 — translated: MAGYTRRPGVPPLSRARSLVIPDAPAFSERRSCLPQLDCERPRGGGLDSHFLGIRPTFMCYVPSPVLASVGDTDFGYGKGKCTKQGLPGAQETHFGDDKLEDFAEANPFSFKEFLKTKNLSLSGEDPGNNRIYSKEATRHTLGLGRNSPTSQTVGYGLEYQQPFFEDPTGAGDLLDEDEDEDEDDGWNGAYLPSTVEQTRPSGVAASTSPCSTYISFFSTPSELVGPETLPPWTLSDSESRASPPGSPSMDFAAHGESLGDRHLRTLQISYEALKDENSKLRRKLTEIQSFSETQTEMVRTLERKLEAKMIKEESDYRDLESVVQQVEQNLELMTKRAMKAENHVMKLKQEISLLQAQVSNFKRENEALRSGQGASLAVVKQNTDVALQNLRVVMNNAHSSIKQLVSGAETLNLVAEILKSIDRISEIKDEEES
- the ENTR1 gene encoding endosome-associated-trafficking regulator 1 isoform X2; this translates as MAGYTRRPGVPPLSRARSLVIPDGERPGRAAGPSPPGPGAAPAPAAPGRAADFGYGKGKCTKQGLPGAQETHFGDDKLEDFAEANPFSFKEFLKTKNLSLSGEDPGNNRIYSKEATRHTLGLGRNSPTSQTVGYGLEYQQPFFEDPTGAGDLLDEDEDEDEDDGWNGAYLPSTVEQTRPSGVAASTSPCSTYISFFSTPSELVGPETLPPWTLSDSESRASPPGSPSMDFAAHGESLGDRHLRTLQISYEALKDENSKLRRKLTEIQSFSETQTEMVRTLERKLEAKMIKEESDYRDLESVVQQVEQNLELMTKRAMKAENHVMKLKQEISLLQAQVSNFKRENEALRSGQGASLAVVKQNTDVALQNLRVVMNNAHSSIKQLVSGAETLNLVAEILKSIDRISEIKDEEES